DNA sequence from the Pseudophryne corroboree isolate aPseCor3 chromosome 6, aPseCor3.hap2, whole genome shotgun sequence genome:
TGCGTCGATCTAGGTTAGAGGTGGGGGTTACGCTATGTCACACACCTATTTTGGTCCCCTGGAACCCTCATTTTCTACTGTATTTAGCTGGGTCCCGGCACGTGTACATAGCCAGTTGCTCTGCAGACTCTCATACTAATGCACGGTAGGATAGTTGCTCAAACCAATAggtccatcacaggtgcatgtaagggaggaGGCAATCTAGAGTAGAACAAACAAATTTCTCCAGCACACTAATGGACTATAAGCAAAAGAGACATACATCCTAcctgataatagtaatgcagagatccccATTGTATACACTCGCAAATCTATGGTAAGCTGCCAGCCGCGCAAGGCGTCTCTGCTTTGTTGGTCCTAAGCTACATTATAATAGCACAGACTTCTAGTCATCATATGTTTATTTATTTCCCAGGATTTCCTTGTGCCCTAGCAGCCTCACAAGTTCCGGATGAATTGATCAACAGACTGTTGGTTCGTCCCACAAAATAATTGCcataaccccccccacacacacacacacacactttttttttttaacaaatcttCTATTTCACTTTGGTGTCACCATCCTATATTTAATCACCCATCGGTGCTCTTTCATAGAGCAGCCGACACAACAGTTTTCGAAGGAACCAACTGCAGACGTCTTATTTTATTGCTTTGTCATTTAGAACTAAAAATGCAGAGGGTGGCGATTGGATTTGGCTGGACGGCCATTTGTAAGCCTCCTGGCGTAAGAGCCGCCTACCACTTCCTGTTTTTGTAGCCGCCTACCACTTCCTGTTTTTGTAGCCGCCTACCACTTCCTGTTTTTGTTTTCTTACATTTTAAAGCAATAAAATAGATTTTGAAATTCTGTGTAGCTGGTTTGTCCAATTTCTGCTTTgttggccactagatggtgctgtcCTGCAACCCCGGCCATCTATCTGTATTAGGAGATGAACCTACTGTAAGTCCTGCAGGCTCGTGCACCTTACATGTATTAGGATGATGGTAAAAAATTTACCCTGTTGATTATAAGATTTTGTCATCTCCGTTATGGGATAATTATTATTCCCCCTCCCCTATGCAGTCAGAGGTAGATTTACTAAACCAGGCGAGTAATGctgttccccatagcaaccaatcagattgtagctatcatttctctattgcattctagaaaaggaTAGACGGCAACGCCTCAACTTGTCTGTTTTAgacgctttagtaaatctacccctaagtgTAATTATTGCAGTTCTTTTTATGAGCCTGCAGATAACTGGGTACTTGTCATAGGCTACGGATAGGAAGATAGAAATGAAGCCCCTTTTCTGGAAGTTTCCATTACTAGATGAGAGATGACctcctgttttgttttttgtttcctgtTGTGCCCCTAGCTGGATTACATGGTGACGTGTGCAGTGTGTACCCGCTCCGACGCTGGCGACATTCACATCCATAAGAAGAAATCCCAGGTGAGGAAGGAGTAATAAGTGTTGTGTTAGGTTGTTCCCAATGACGCCCAGAAAAGAGAGTATAATTTCTCAGCTTCGCAACTGCTGATATTAGCAAGTGAGGATGCCGCCCAGAAAGCGTGGAGGACATTGTAGTGGCAGCCCCCTATGTGTGTAAGATTAATAAAGTCCTGCAGAGTTCATGGTGTGCCTGCCATGTTTTCAGGATTGCTGGTTGGGAATGTATGCGCTTGTCTCACTGGATATATCTCCTACTGTTTCAGCAAGTATTTGCCTCTCCAAGCAAACACCCGATGGACAGCAAAGGGGAGGAGTCAAAGATCAGTTACCCCAATATCTTCTTCATGATTGACAACTTTGAAGAGGTAATAGCGGTGGTCTCTTTGGGAGGTAAGGGGGAATGGAGTAGTTGCCGTAGGATATCCCTGATATCGGACTGTGCACTATACCGCTTTTTAGGGTATGGAATCTCTGCTCGTTTTCGTGTGTGACACTATGGGGTGAGAGGGAAAGTGAGTGAGAATGCATTGCCGCGAAGAGTCTCCACAGAACGTTGCCACTTTTGGCTAAATCTAGGTGCACCAACACAAGTCAAGACAGCGTCCCCAAATAGGATTTATATAATGACTCTACTATTGTTTTGAAGCTGGTCAGTGATATTCTTGGCTGTAACAATATCCCATAAACTCCAGCCTAACACGTCGCTTCGCACCAGTGACAGCCTGGAGTCCTCAGATTATCTGCGATAAATGTTACCATTGAGAATATAATTTAATGCGCTGTAAATTCTGTGTCTAGGTGTTCAGCGATATGACTGTGGGGGAAGGCGAGATGGTTTGTGTTGAGCTTGTGGCCAGCGACAAAACAAACACATTTCAAGGCGTCATTTTCCAGGGCTCCATCCGGTACGAAGCTCTGAAGAAAGTGTACGACAACCGAGTAAGTGTAGTGCGTGTGACGGGTACAGCTACATTAGGtgcattctgtcattttactctggAAACTGCCAATGTTGGAAAAATAATTTAGATTTATCATTTAAAAAACATTTGTATTTCTGTGACACATTATAAATATTTTTGTTCGGTATCTGGGATTGTAAATGCTTTGCTGTGGAAATCCACTCGGGAGAATTCAGGTGGGGTTCGATCAGACGTTTATTGATTTGATTGATTAGCTGTGTTCTCCTGATGAACTAATTAGTGACTTTATATAGAAGGAATTACTGACTCCTCTTCATATAGAAGGCTTATACACTGAGAAACACTTCACAAAAGCAGTACATACCTATTCTCACACACCGTGACTGTTCTACCCCGTACGGAACTGAATAATCAAAGTGACTGCAGCGTCTTAGGAGGCTTCCGAGGTTGCAGATCGCAAGCTCTTGTGCAAAGTGGTTATTTGCACTTCCTAACAATATATCTACAGGTAGCCGTACCGAATCCACTTTGTTCTCTCCCATATTTGCGCAGGTCAGCATGGCAGCCAAGATGGCTCAGAAGATGTCCTTTGGCTTCTACAAATATAACAACATGGAGTTTGTGCGGATGAAAGGACCACAAGGGAAAGGCCACGCCGAGATGGCTGTGAGCAGGGTGTCCACCGGCGACACGTCTCCGTACGGTACAGAGGATGGCTCCAACCCCGGGTCACCGCTGCATGAAAGGGTTAGTGTGACGTTCTGCCGTATGCACCCGTAGCTGGGGCTCCGCTCCTGCAGCAGGACAGGTCTTGCTGTGGTCAGGTAGACTTGGATaggactatgggggagatttactaagcagtgataaaagtggagaagtgagccagtggagaagttgcccatggcagccaatcagcattgacgtttataatttgcatactgtaaaagtatacagggcagctgattggttgccatgggcaacttctccactggctcacttctccacttttatcactgcttagtacttgtCCCCCTAAGTGAGGAACCTCTGTGTCACATGTTGTCAGGAAGGGGCAGGTGAatacactttgggggagatgtatcaaacctttgagagcgaTAATATGGAGAAATTGTCCATAGCAatgagcttctgtcattttataggatGTGCTAGATAAGTGATCACTAGAAGCCCCCATAGTAAGACTGTATTGGTgggtctgattgattgattgattgattgatttttaaaaatgaatagaacaacaagggaaagttgtatcaaaccttctaatgaGGAAAATGTGGAGGAATTGCCATTAGCAACCACATTTTGAGAAAGCTTTGGAGGAAGGTGGAACTTCTGTGCTTCTCTCCACCACCTTGTCCTGCGATTCCCGACCTGTCTACCTTACATTGAGAGCAGAGGAACGGACTCGTCTCCATAGCAATGTGAAAGCTATGGTGTGATTGGTGGAAAGAAACAGGGTCGCTACAGCGGCTGCTTCCCACTAGCCAGAGGCAACAGGCCGTATTCAGAGCGCAGGCGTTACCGGATGTTCACTTAGTTCAGAGAATGTTTCTGGTCGTTTCTTCCCTTTTAGTGTGATCCAATGACTAATGCGTGACATGATGTATTAGTATGGTATGTATCCCTTTCTTCACATGTGGGCATTCTCCTTTCCAGGTCACGTCATTCAGTACGCCTCCCACCCCAGAGCGCAACAACCGCCCGTCCTTCTTCTCGCCTTCTCTCAAGAGGAAAGTGCCCAGGAACCGAATAGCGGAGATGAAGAAGTCTCACTCGGCCAATGACAGTGAAGAGTTCTTCCGAGACAGCGACGATGGGGGAGGTGCGAGGAAACGTTTATCTTTACATCTCATCCCTAAAACACAGAAATAACTTTAATATTAGATTAGTAATTTCTTCCACGATCATAAgtcccgtacacacgggggagatgtgtgctgagcgatctagcacagaccgcccagcacacatctctcccgcgctCAGCGCGAtgcgtgctgagtgaggggggggcgACATCGATGCTCACCCAGCTGTGAAATAAGCGACCTGACTAGATTAGATCTAGAGTCGGTGATAGCGACGCGGCGGGGCGCACATTgccatcgctatgggcatacacacagagggaatttaagcacggatctctccgtatgtacccCCCTATAGTCTACACCTCTTAACGGTTTATTTTATATCTTTGTGGGTGGTGAAACTGAGATTTGATGCTCAGAAGTTTGAGTGTGAACTCTTGAGCTGGGTACGCTCtgagcgatatatcggccattcaattgaACGACCGATTATCGCGAGTCCATCAGCGGTTGTGTGTCCAACATATCGCTTCGGCCGTGCAGCACAACCGGTTGCCGATATATCTACAGAGATATtggcgcatctggctgtgtgtactgaTGGCCCGCCAACCGTCTGTACACGCTGCGGGGACCACCGGTGACATCTCAACTGGGCGGGCACATTTAAATGCATGACACTTCAGGctgacgattggtaagtgtgtatgcgtaGACAAGCACTTGGTATCCTATGGCCTTAACATTAGTAAGAATGCGTCTGGTAAAAATAAGTAAAACTGTGGAGGGGCGTTGCTCAGCTTTTGTAGTTTTCTGAGCTGCATACCTCCGCTCGGTCTATACTCCAGGCAGAAGTGCTACTAGAACTTTGTCGCCTAAATAGTCTGTCACTGCGACATTTCTCATTTGTGATGCTGCACAAAGGTGAGCGCTGAGGCCCGGACAACAGATTGTGCTTTAAGGTCCACGTTCACAATGTTGTAGGCAGATGGTGTGGGATTTTTTATATGGACGGCTTGTGACTCTCTCTACAGATATTCATAGTGCAACCAACCTGAGATCGCGCTCCCTCTCTGGAACAGGGAGGTCTTTGGTAGGATCGTGGCTGAAATTGAACAGAACTGATGAGAACTTCTTACTCTATGCACATCTGACCTACGTCACCCTGCCACTACAACGCATCCTGTCAGGTAACACTGGCCTGGATGGGGGGGACATTACTCTTATTAGTGTCCAGGATATTATTATGggtggattatgtgatgattccacCCCGTTCTCGTATCTTGCCATTGTTGGCCTTTTTAGGAAAATGCAAATCTTGAACTATGAAGAAGGTCATTTGTTTTTATCCTACTCCTTTTGTGCACGTTAAAGATATAAACACATTATTGCAAATATCTAATCAGCCAGTCATGTTCCAGCAGCATATAAGCATGCAGACATGgccaagaggttcagttgttgttcagacCAAACACCAGAATGGGAAAGAAGCCTGATCTAAGAATGAGTGTTAGGAGTTTATTTACTAAGAGCCAGGTTCTAAAACCTAGCGCTTCCGATCGTGTTTTTGCCAGAAATCTAAAtgtgcaatgcttttactagccgtTTTTGGCTAACACGATTGGAAGCGTGAGATTTCAGAACCTGACGTTTAGTAAAATATCCCAGTGTAATACTGTGTGCAGATCTCCTGGGATTTTCATGCACAGCAGTATCTAGAATTTACAGAGAATGATgcgtaaaacaaacaaaaaaaaaacacccactgaGTGGCAGTTCTGTGGGCGAAAATGCCTTGTTATTGATAGAAGTCAGAGGAGAATGGCCAGACTAATCATCCCCCTCTGCACCCCTATATCATTCATATTAAACCTATTAATTCCTTTCTCTTTCCTGCAGATATTTTGGATGTGCGACAGAAGCCGATCCTCATGTCATAGCAGAGAACGTTGGCACTGCCTTTGGGGAAAACAGAAATTTCACTGCCCAAGTGCCTACCTGATCTGCAGTGGTTTTGTGAGACAACACTACCACCTAGTGTCCAGGAGCGGACATGCGCAGGACAAGAAAACAAAAAGACAAGCCCGTTTATTATATGTGGAGGCTGAAAAACCTGTTGCTCGTACCTGCAGTAGGAAAGGggttaattaaaaaacaaaaacaaagaaataCCAGCTAGTCTAAAGTGCCTCTCTTAACCCTTCCTCCGCTGGTGTATGCTCCCTCACATCGTACAGTCCGTCTGGTTGGGAGACTTTGtaactacaaaaaaaacaaaaaaaaacaggggCTGTCGTAAAACAACTGTGCtttataaagagaaaaaaaaatttgtAATACCAACTTTTTATTGCAAGCGCTAAGCGAACAAAAGTGAACAGTATGTACGCAGTATGGTAAAAAGATTTCAATGAATGTCATGACGTGATTCAGTGGACTACAAACTAACTTGGTATATTTGTGTCTTTACTTTATCCAGCCTAAAAGtgtgtgagcataatgtgtaaCTTAGAAGAGCTTCGTTCTCTCTGTGGAAAAGTACCgatatttttttttagaattttttttttatgtatgcgtCTATTTActcattttatcattttttttttttttttgtgtaagggAAGCGAGAAGAGAACTTTGATCATGAAGTTTCTATCCatgtctgtctttttttttttttttttttaaatgcataagtTCCGTGTGTCGTCCCTTTGTAGAATATATACAGGTCACATCTAACTGGACGTAGAGTTCCCTGTACTGACAAGATGCCAGTGACTCATTAGTATGTTAATGGGGGACTTGGGAGTAATGTGAATGTCCGTGTTTGTTGATTTCTTTGGGTCTTGGTTGTTTACGTGTTGGGTCCTCCGCTATATTGGCGTATGCACTCTGCCCGTGTGTTTATTGGTCCCGTCTGAAAAGCTCCTTGTAGCATTTATTTTgctaataacattttttttttttttttatctttttttattcttttttgctgGTCAGGTCCATATGACACGCACTGTACTTAAACAGTACATTAAAAAAATGCAGCTGAAACCGCTGCACCTAAATTCCTGTGTGGGGCAAAGAGAGGAATcgcctaaaaaaaatttttttactagaaataaatggggaaaaaaaataagaaaattgtATTTTGGTTTGAAATACCATTGCTATAATTGTTTGGATTATACACGTGACTCCACAAAAAGAGGCAGTCCGCACGCTAAACCAATATCCCGCTTTATCACTTCACAGGAAACTAGTGACATGACTAGGGCACAAGGCTGCAATAGAACCAACGTTCAGCCCATATCATGGCCACCCCCACTGTGACTTGGCCATCATACACTCTTTAAATAGTTCACGTTTCCTTTGTATTTAAATAACTGAATTTCACTTAATTGAGAACACGTCTTTTTCACATGTATCACAGACCATTAAAGAACTGGCTAATTTATTTACTTGTTTAATACGCTCTATTATTTTCCAATGTAttcactcttaaaaaaaaaaagtattataaaATTAAACATGCTGAATAACCGGACTACGTTGTGTTTTCTATCCACCAGTACATTCATAAATATGCCTCAACAATTAATTGGGGCAATTTCCCATTTTGCCCATGACTGGATTGGGGGATCGGCAAAATACAACATGTTGGACAATCCCAATTCACCAATTCCGACCCAAAAATTATTGGAATTGGACGGTCTGGGATTTTTaacattcaggggcagatttattcatGAGTGATATTTTTGTTATTGCTCGTTACTCGTTACTAATCtttaatggtgctccaaccaatcggcTCATACCGgtcatttgtttgaaaaatgacaggagctgattggttggagcaccatttaagaatGGTAACGAATgagaacaagaatatcactcattgttaaataatACCTCTTAGTATTTGGCTGACCCCTTGAGAAACCGAAGTCTGCTAAACTGAACGGCTTTGTGGAATCGCAGCTTAgatgtaaattattatttttattgaacaTGTTGGCTACACCCAGGAAGAAGCCATTTTCTGGTTGCACGGTTAATTATGGAAATCCGTTCACTTGAAGCCAGTGGTATTACTGAGGCATGAGGCGCTTATTTTTAATGCACAAGTCGCCCCAATGTGGTTACTGGTTCCTTGTGATAAAGAACATTCTCATAACTATTCACTAGAAAACCTCACTGAGACATTCAGTGCCTCATGCCTCAATCATGCACTTTGACTCCTAAATGCCTTCATAAGGTACACAGTGTGACTCCTCTTACCCCGGTGTCTTTCCTGTCTCTGCGCCAGTGTCTGACTTGGATATGAAGGGCCCAGCAGGGAATGCAGTGCTAGGGGCCCAAGcataaggggtgtggccaatcaCAAAAGAGGAACTTGGCCACAGTGCTGAGACAACTCTGTCCTGTTTCAAAGCCTGCTGAAAGAAAAGCCACGAGATTCAGTGGCGTCCGTGATGGTGTAACCAGCCTCTGAGGGGTATAAGAGCTCTTTTGGTGTGGATTCTATTCTTCTAACCTTATAAATCGCGGCTCAGGCTCCTGAACAGTTTAAACCAATGCATGACACGTGTCACTAGATTTTTATGCTAGGCAGAGGCTGAAGAGACCCAGGTCAGATGAGCATAGAGCTGGATGACTATAGTTTAGTCCTTCTGCCCAAGGGGCCTTTGGTTTGTTGATCTTGTATGGTCATCTAGCAGTGAGTCAGATGTTATGAATGTCCTCAAACATATTCATAAAAACCATGGGGATATATACAATCTATGGACAAAAGAATTTGgacacctgaccattacaccaacagggactgtaaggaCAATATATTCAAAAACACACACTTTAATATGGAGCTGGTCCCCCTCTTGCAGCTAtagcagcttccactcttcttggaaggattTCCACAAGATTTTGTAAAGTTTCTGTGGGATTTTGTACCCATTCTTTCTGtaaagcatttatgaggtcaggcactgatgttggacaagAAGGTCTGGCTTGGAGtctccgttccagttcatcccaaaggtgctcgatggggttgaggtcagggatcTGTGCGggtcagtcaagttcttccaccccAAACTCCTCAAACCATGTCttcatagtccttgctttgtgcactggggcacagtcgtgttggaatagaaaagggactccccaaactgttgccactaagttggaagcatagcattgtccaaaatgtcttggtatgctgaagcattaagattgtccTTCAAGATtgtccttcactggagataaggggcctaggccaaaccctgaaaaacagccccataccattatccctcctccaccaaacttcacagatggcataatgcagtcaagcaggtaacgttctcccggcaTCCACCAAACCCAGACCCATCTGACTGCCAGAGAAGCGAgattcgtcactccacagaacacatttccactgctccacagtccagtgtcgatgtgctttacaccgctccaacGCTTGCCAATGGATTTGGTgaagtgaggcttgcatgcagctgctcggccatggaaacccattccattaagttcCTGctgcagtttttgtgcttacattaatgccagtggaagtttggaattcttcagctatggaatcagcagagcattggtCACTTTTACgtaccatgcgccttagcagtcgttgaccccgctctgtgattttaaGTGGTCTTCCGCTTCGTGGCGGAGTTGCTGCTGTTCCTAAACGCTAGCACTTTCTAATATTACTTACTGTCGACTGGAATATCCAACAGGGATGTAATTTCACAAaccatcttattgcaaaggtggcatccgatCACAGTACCACGCTTTAAGTCACTGAggtcttcagaatgacccattttgtattaCAAATGAGGACTTCATGGCTAGGTGTTTGATCTTATACAGCTGTGGCAATGGGTCGGGTTGAAAcaccctgaattcaataattaacaggtgtggccaaattatTTTTGTctataagtagtagtagtagtagtagtagtagtagtagtagtagtagtagtagtagtagtagtagtaacacgtTTTCTTTAATAAGGAATTATAATAGATGGAGCAGTGTCCGTACTATCCAAAGAGGATATTGAATCCTCTAAGTGGTGGCTGTAGCCTGTCTTGGCTAGAAGCATTATTCCACTAGATGAGTGGTTGTCAACTCCAACCCTCAAGTACCCACCCCCCCCTCATCAGGTCATGTGTTGTGGATTTCCTTCCCCTACGGTGCTCAAAGTAAGGACTGAATACTAATGTACCAGATGTAAATAGACAATTTACGTTAAAAGCATTTAAGTTTGGAGGTTCTTTGTGAAGCATGACTCTCAGCAAGGAGTTTGGCTTCTGCAGTTGTCCCCAGGAGAGTTCTTTGGCCACGTCCGTGTAAGGCAATCCCGCAATCATTGGAACCCAAGATTCCTTTTAATGCCAATTTTCTGTTTGgtgacaaaaaaataggattttaattatctaccggtaaatccttttctcgtagtccgtagaggatacttgggtttacattagtaccatggggtatagacgagtccactaggagccttgggcactttaagaaatcaatagtgtgcactggctcctccctctatgcccctcctaccagacagtccagaaactgtgcccgaggagacggacatatcctgaggaaggatgtaacagaacagtggtgtgaTTCGAACCAGCAGACacaaacaataggaaagccatactaaccaaacttgaacaggaacagctaaaccaacaacattacttaacgaagtaacagtgcaggaaacgtgaagcactaggcgggcgccagcgcttaaagtggtcctagagaggtgatggaactcacccccctccccacggtgcccatgtaataaaggtattgtgcgtgccacaaaaagggtgtgtggtcacacaatagtaataatgcccacagtagtagcaccccataatacacacaatgcccacagcagtagcgctacttatgcaatgtccactgtactggtagtgacccttatatagagcccatagtagtggtgcccttatgcaatgcccgcaatagtagtgccccttatgtccccaggagtgatgccccttatgaagtgccccatttacaatgccctcagtgcccccagtagtaatgcccttaatggtaatgcccctgtgtagtattgccgcccagtagtaatgttggctgtagtaatgcccccagtcatttagccccagtactTATTccaccagtggtaatgccccgcagttatctccaagtggaactgtcaGAATgcagttccggctcactttaacccctggcgggcgcccagtatcctctatggactacgagagaaggatttaccggtaggtaattaaaatcctatttctctaacgtcctagaggatgctggcgccctgggcagcaataataacaccccttagatggcaaataggtatatacatgtacagctgggcgctgtacatgtatataattgagcccccgccattctacacgattttgagcgggacagaagcccgccgccgagggggcagggcttctccctcagcactcaccaacgccatttctctctccacagaacgctgagaggaagcttcccggactctctcctgttacacacggtgaagggagtttaaaaagagaggggggggggcacataattggcagataaagtataatacagcgctgctggggaaaagcattctgtgttggtctccaggttgttgcgctggggtgtgtgctggcatactctctctgtctctccaaagggcctttcaggggatactgtcttcagaaaaagtttccctgggtgtgtgcagtgtgtcggtacgtgtgtgtcgacatgtttgacgaggaaggctcgcttaatgtggatggggagtgcttgaatgtcaggtcgccatcggcaacgccgacaccggactgggtggatatactgaatgtcttgaatgcaaatgtcaatctcctgcataaaagattagacaaggctgaagctagggatcagtcaggtagccagtccgtgcgtgtccctgtggtgccaggaccttcagggtctcaaaagctccccatatcccaggtcgctgacacagataccgacacagatactgactctagtgtcgactatgagcatgcaaaattgcagccgaaggtggcaaaagttattaggtacatgattattgccataaaagaggttttgcatatcacggaggaacaccctgtccctgacacgagggttcacatgtataaaggcaaaaagcctgaggtcacgtttccgtcctcatttgagctaagcgaattatgcgaa
Encoded proteins:
- the KIAA0930 gene encoding uncharacterized protein KIAA0930 homolog isoform X2, yielding MAAVKTSHSRAGKREEENGGLDRSLQQMISAIVDERNRLNIRQEISGLGYFKDDRIVFWTWMYSTYFMEKWAPRQDDMLFYVRRKLSYVNTNGNEGKKQVEVEVYRKDSKKLPGLGDPDIDWEESVYLNLILQKLDYMVTCAVCTRSDAGDIHIHKKKSQQVFASPSKHPMDSKGEESKISYPNIFFMIDNFEEVFSDMTVGEGEMVCVELVASDKTNTFQGVIFQGSIRYEALKKVYDNRVSMAAKMAQKMSFGFYKYNNMEFVRMKGPQGKGHAEMAVSRVSTGDTSPYGTEDGSNPGSPLHERVTSFSTPPTPERNNRPSFFSPSLKRKVPRNRIAEMKKSHSANDSEEFFRDSDDGGDIHSATNLRSRSLSGTGRSLVGSWLKLNRTDENFLLYAHLTYVTLPLQRILSDILDVRQKPILMS
- the KIAA0930 gene encoding uncharacterized protein KIAA0930 homolog isoform X1 — protein: MAAVKTSHSRAGKREEENGGLDRSLQQMISAIVDERNRLNIRQEISGLGYFKDDRIVFWTWMYSTYFMEKWAPRQDDMLFYVRRKLSYVNTNGNEGKKVTSRGVPCRQVEVEVYRKDSKKLPGLGDPDIDWEESVYLNLILQKLDYMVTCAVCTRSDAGDIHIHKKKSQQVFASPSKHPMDSKGEESKISYPNIFFMIDNFEEVFSDMTVGEGEMVCVELVASDKTNTFQGVIFQGSIRYEALKKVYDNRVSMAAKMAQKMSFGFYKYNNMEFVRMKGPQGKGHAEMAVSRVSTGDTSPYGTEDGSNPGSPLHERVTSFSTPPTPERNNRPSFFSPSLKRKVPRNRIAEMKKSHSANDSEEFFRDSDDGGDIHSATNLRSRSLSGTGRSLVGSWLKLNRTDENFLLYAHLTYVTLPLQRILSDILDVRQKPILMS